One stretch of Oncorhynchus masou masou isolate Uvic2021 chromosome 9, UVic_Omas_1.1, whole genome shotgun sequence DNA includes these proteins:
- the LOC135545564 gene encoding mediator of RNA polymerase II transcription subunit 7-like: MGEPQQVSALPPPPMQYIKEYTDENIRKGLIPKPPPPIRDTYMMFGNQFQCDDLIIRPLESQGIERLHPMQFHHKRELKKLNMSILVNFLDLLDILIKSPGSIKREEKLEDLKLLFVHMHHLINEYRPHQARETLRVMMEVQKRQRLETAERFQKHLERVVEMIQGCLASLPHDLPQTEGLSGAGDVARGVGIGGGLDARLKTEPMDVEEAGTSCMAVGPQQDKSMGGAAKKDRVLDKDAAMCSIIDEIA, from the coding sequence CACTGACGAGAACATCCGCAAGGGGCTCATCCCCAAACCCCCTCCTCCCATCCGAGACACCTACATGATGTTCGGCAACCAGTTCCAGTGTGACGACCTGATCATCCGACCGCTGGAGAGCCAGGGCATCGAGCGGCTCCACCCCATGCAGTTCCACCACAAACGGGAGCTCAAGAAGCTCAACATGTCCATCCTGGTGAATTTCCTGGATCTCCTGGACATCCTGATCAAGAGCCCTGGCagtataaagagagaggagaagctgGAGGACCTGAAACTGCTGTTTGTCCACATGCACCATCTGATCAATGAGTACCGTCCGCACCAGGCCAGAGAGACCCTGAGGGTGATGATGGAAGTGCAGAAGAGACAGCGACTGGAGACTGCAGAGAGGTTCCAGAAACATCtggagagggtggtggagatgATCCAGGGGTGCCTGGCCTCCCTGCCCCATGACCTGCCCCAGACTGAGGGCTTGAGTGGGGCAGGGGATGTGGCGAGGGGTGTTGGGATTGGTGGGGGGTTGGATGCCAGGCTAAAGACTGAGCCCATGGACGTGGAGGAGGCTGGGACTAGCTGTATGGCTGTTGGGCCACAACAGGACAAAAGCATGGGTGGTGCTGCTAAGAAAGACAGAGTATTGGACAAGGATGCTGCCATGTGTAGTATTATCGACGAGATCGCCTGA